One genomic window of Micropterus dolomieu isolate WLL.071019.BEF.003 ecotype Adirondacks linkage group LG14, ASM2129224v1, whole genome shotgun sequence includes the following:
- the kif19 gene encoding kinesin-like protein KIF19, whose protein sequence is MKDTGESKDQQLTVALRIRPLSDAEQEEAATIVAHRVDDQMVVLMDPMEDPDDILRANRSREKTYMFDVAFDYSASQEEVYRATTKGLIEGLISGYNATVFAYGPTGCGKTYTMLGTDKEPGIYVRTLNDLFRAIEETSDDMLYSVSMSYLEIYNEMIRDLLNPSSGFLDLREDSKGEIQVAGITEVSTINAQEIMELLMRGNKQRTQEPTAANQTSSRSHAVLQVAVKQQSRCRDVLQEVRFARLFMIDLAGSERAAQTQNRGQRLKEGAHINRSLLALGNCINALSDRNGTKYVNYRDSKLTRLLKDSLGGNSRTVMIAHISPASMAFEESRNTLAYADRAKSIRTRVKKNLINVSYHIAQYTNIISDLRCEIQRLKKKIADQASRQLNSDRADIRHVQAEVQAHSSHQSRAEMDQLREHLLDAFRQQMEIRRSLMELENSNMENQIDTSKHLLTIADWEQERSRRRRKWRAERRKESVNKDESEKDSDCPESPPDSTETQQVAMARENLVTLMAEQKRIHKQKALLERRFLELRDRARRLEELLPRRVSSEEQREVLGLLCKVHELEIENAEMQSHALLKDNVIRQKNYVVQRFEQHRHLCDEIIQQQKQFIDDHSLLVPPHLQELYDMYMRELDERKLDRAMALDKVTIRHTIKEGSLPKITLPGQGRDNMQDCMDSDQESVRNMCSDNRRGQVKIRRHTLPPILPEPELDNNRVFKNSPHARQIKNPAVMTPPPIHINGKGNRELQPLAPESSLSYSHLSHSVSSHLDSSPESSEAGADIPLLQTERQQILKGVQNIVVKAARRRSKALEVDALRLPPTPSPLDPQKQKSSLSLTEAPSRGLPMRPGRQPSPELRHATSDDNLSSSTGEGPGLHVTWTRPRNRQVASKNQMPRELDFEARRKKRRSRSFEVTGQALPQTKTTTAQRFRPLDSTSDPHLHNNSQPQGPMLRPQYRGVPPLAKVRAPHSSQQTGSNAESSAAYMNNLKRGPQLRQPQPLLYITTTGTGGQRTRKH, encoded by the exons ATGGTGGTTCTGATGGACCCCATGGAAGACCCGGATGACATCCTGCGTGCCAACCGCTCCAGGGAGAAGACTTACATGTTTGACGTGGCGTTTGACTACTCAGCCAGTCAG GAGGAGGTGTACCGAGCTACAACCAAAGGGCTGATTGAAGGCCTCATCTCAGGCTACAATGCCACCGTGTTTGCCTACGGACCcacag GTTGTGGGAAGACATATACCATGTTGGGGACAGACAAGGAGCCAGGCATCTACGTTCGAACGCTGAATGACCTGTTCCGTGCCATCGAGGAGACCAGTGACGACATGCTGTATAGCGTCTCCATGTCCTATCTGGAG ATCTATAATGAGATGATCCGTGACCTGCTGAACCCATCCTCGGGCTTCTTGGACCTGAGAGAAGATTCTAAAGGAGAGATTCAGGTTGCTGGCATCACAGAGGTCTCTACCATCAATGCACAAGAG ATCATGGAATTGCTGATGAGGGGCAACAAACAGCGCACCCAGGAGCCAACAGCCGCCAATCAGACATCATCTCGCTCCCACGCTGTGCTGCAGGTGGCCGTCAAACAGCAGAGCCGGTGTCGAGACGTCCTGCAGGAGGTCCGCTTTGCACGCCTCTTCATGATCGACCTCGCCGGCTCAGAACGAGCAGCccag ACTCAGAATAGGGGTCAGCGGTTGAAAGAGGGGGCCCACATCAACCGCTCCCTCCTGGCTTTGGGCAACTGCATCAACGCCCTGAGTGACAGAAATGGCACCAAGTATGTCAACTATCGAGACAGCAAGTTGACTCGACTACTAAAG GACTCGTTGGGCGGGAACAGCCGAACGGTCATGATAGCCCACATTAGCCCCGCCTCTATGGCGTTTGAGGAGTCTCGTAACACGCTGGCTTACGCTGACCGTGCCAAAAGCATTCGAACACGG GTAAAGAAGAACCTTATAAATGTCTCATACCACATTGCTCAGTACACCAACATCATCTCAGACCTGCGCTGTGAGATCCAGCGGCTCAAGAAGAAGATTGCAGATCAGGCGAGTCGCCAGCTCAACTCAGACCGGGCTGACATCCGCCATGTCCAGG CGGAGGTCCAGGCCCACTCCAGTCATCAGAGTCGGGCCGAGATGGACCAGTTGAGGGAGCATCTCCTGGATGCCTTCCGACAACAAATGGAAATCAGGAGGAGCCTGATggagctggaaaacagcaacATGGAGAACCAGATCGACACCTCCAAACACCTGCTAACCATTGCAGA CTGGGAGCAGGAGCGGAGTAGGCGCAGGAGGAAGTGGCGGGCTGAAAGGAGGAAGGAAAGTGTCAATAAGGATGAAAGCGAGAAGGACTCTGACTGCCCGGAGTCTCCTCCGGACAGCACAGAGACCCAGCAGGTGGCGATGGCCCGAGAAAACCTGGTTACACTCATGGCTGAACAGAAAAGGATTCACAAACAGAAG GCGTTGCTCGAGCGCAGATTTCTGGAGCTTCGGGATCGGGCTCGGCGCTTGGAGGAGCTGCTGCCTCGGCGGGTGAGCTCAGAGGAACAACGCGAGGTCCTGGGCCTGCTCTGCAAGGTCCACGAGCTGGAGATCGAGAACGCAGAGATGCAGTCCCACGCGCTGCTCAAGGACAATGTCATCCGGCAGAAAAACTATGTGGTGCAGCGCTTCGAGCAGCACCGACACCTGTGTGACGAGATCATTCAACAGCAGAAACAGTTCATTGATG acCACAGTCTGCTAGTACCTCCACACCTCCAGGAGCTGTATGATATGTACATGAGGGAGCTGGATGAGAGGAAACTGGACAGAGCCATGGCCCTGGATAAGGTGACCATCAGACACACCATCAAG GAGGGCTCTCTACCCAAGATCACCCTGCCCGGTCAGGGTCGCGACAACATGCAGGACTGCATGGACTCTGACCAGGAGAGTGTGCGCAACATGTGCTCTGATAACAGACGTGGCCAAGTTAAAATCCGTAGACACACTTTGCCCCCCATTCTACCTGAGCCTGAGCT GGACAATAACAGAGTTTTTAAGAACAGCCCTCATGCTAGGCAGATCAAAAACCCGGCTGTCATGACCCCGCCTCCAATCCACATTAACGGGAAGGGCAACAGAGAG CTGCAGCCGCTGGCTCCTGAGAGCTCTCTGAGCTACAGCCATCTCAGCCACAGTGTCAGCAGCCACCTGGACTCCTCACCTGAGAGCAGCGAGGCCGGGGCTGATATCCCTCTTCTACAAACTG AGCGGCAGCAGATCCTGAAGGGCGTCCAGAACATTGTAGTAAAAGCGGCCCGTCGACGCTCCAAAGCTCTGGAGGTTGATGCCTTGCGGTTACCCCCTACCCCCTCTCCCCTGGACCCCCAGAAGCAGAAAAGCAGTCTGTCTTTGACTGAGGCACCCAGTAGAGGTTTGCCAATGCGGCCCGGCAGGCAGCCTAGTCCCGAGCTCAGACACGCCACCTCGGACGATAATTTGTCCAGCAGCACAGGTGAGGGGCCTGGCCTGCATGTGACCTGGACACGCCCACGTAACCGCCAGGTCGCCAGCAAGAACCAAATGCCTCGTGAACTGGACTTTGAAGCTCGCCGCAAGAAGAGGCGCTCACGCTCTTTCGAGGTCACTGGTCAAGCA CTGCCTCAAACTAAGACAACCACAGCTCAGAGGTTCCGTCCTCTGGACAGCACATCAGACCCCCATCTCCACAATAACAGTCAGCCCCAGGGTCCCATGCTCCGCCCCCAGTACAGAGGGGTCCCTCCTCTTGCCAAAGTCCGGGCACCCCACAGCAGCCAGCAAACCG GCTCAAATGCAGAGTCCTCTGCAGCCTACATGAATAACCTGAAGCGAGGGCCCCAGCTGCGGCAGCCCCAGCCCCTCCTCTACATCACCACTACGGGCACCGGGGGCCAGCGCACACGTAAACACTGA